A region from the Sandaracinus amylolyticus genome encodes:
- a CDS encoding RCC1 domain-containing protein encodes MLALALLAGCGSDDDATRDAGPTVDASAPPDAPTTDAAASPDDDAGAGAGYASLGLGYRHSCAITTGGTAQCWGSNALGQAGLPETGAAVSTPADVQELGAVVAIAGGEDHSCAVLEDGSVACWGENSDGQLGRGTTSVGSSVPATIAGLTGVTAIALGASHSCALAGGAVHCWGANGFGQLGDATTTDRAAPVTVPGISGAIAIGAGDYHSCAVLAGGGVRCWGLNTDGQLGDGTTENRTAPVEVTGVTGVLELDGGQGFTCARTATSVSCWGAGDAGQLGDGSSGDRPTAAPVPGITGALGIAAGSRHACARLADGTARCWGYGARGQLGDGSDISGLPVIRRTPVSVMDLDDVAVIAAGGSHTCALGASGAAYCWGDDAAGQLGDEASGAQSTPVAVEP; translated from the coding sequence GTGCTCGCCCTCGCGCTCCTCGCCGGGTGCGGCTCCGACGACGACGCGACCCGCGACGCCGGCCCGACCGTCGACGCGAGCGCCCCGCCCGACGCCCCCACGACCGACGCCGCCGCGTCGCCCGACGACGACGCCGGCGCGGGCGCGGGCTACGCATCGCTCGGGCTCGGCTACCGCCACTCCTGCGCGATCACCACCGGCGGCACCGCGCAGTGCTGGGGCTCGAACGCGCTGGGACAAGCGGGCCTGCCCGAGACCGGCGCCGCGGTGTCGACGCCCGCCGACGTGCAGGAGCTCGGCGCCGTCGTCGCGATCGCCGGCGGCGAGGACCACTCGTGCGCCGTGCTCGAGGACGGCTCGGTCGCCTGCTGGGGCGAGAACTCCGACGGGCAGCTCGGACGCGGCACCACGAGCGTCGGCTCCAGCGTCCCCGCGACCATCGCGGGCCTGACCGGCGTCACCGCGATCGCCCTCGGCGCGTCGCACTCGTGCGCGCTCGCCGGCGGCGCCGTGCACTGCTGGGGCGCGAACGGATTCGGCCAGCTCGGCGACGCCACCACCACCGACCGCGCCGCGCCGGTCACCGTCCCCGGGATCTCCGGCGCGATCGCGATCGGCGCCGGCGACTACCACTCGTGCGCCGTGCTCGCGGGCGGTGGCGTGCGGTGCTGGGGGCTCAACACCGACGGCCAGCTCGGCGACGGCACCACCGAGAACCGCACCGCGCCCGTCGAGGTCACCGGCGTGACCGGCGTCCTCGAGCTCGACGGCGGCCAGGGGTTCACCTGCGCCCGCACCGCGACCAGCGTGTCGTGCTGGGGCGCCGGCGACGCGGGCCAGCTCGGCGACGGCAGCAGCGGCGATCGCCCCACCGCCGCGCCGGTCCCGGGCATCACCGGCGCGCTCGGGATCGCCGCCGGCTCCCGCCACGCCTGCGCCCGCCTCGCCGACGGCACCGCGCGCTGCTGGGGCTACGGCGCGCGCGGACAGCTCGGCGACGGCTCCGACATCAGCGGCCTCCCGGTCATCCGCCGCACGCCGGTGAGCGTGATGGACCTCGACGACGTCGCGGTGATCGCCGCGGGCGGCAGCCACACCTGCGCGCTCGGCGCGTCGGGCGCCGCGTACTGCTGGGGCGACGACGCCGCGGGACAGCTCGGCGACGAGGCCTCGGGCGCGCAGTCGACGCCGGTCGCCGTGGAGCCCTGA
- a CDS encoding transposase codes for MAKRTYRTVEIQHVDASKLATALGACCIVAIDLAKTKMFAGFASAAGRCIEIVRFEHPKQTRLFLELLCRLRELGVALEVAMEPTGVYGDALRYQLTLRDIPVFRVDAKKVHDAAALLDGVPSLHDAKACTLLAHLHAQGISKRWKERSAVQRAMRSLIDERDLYARPFETAYGRLEALVARHWPELSQHLDMDAAWHLHLLCEMPGPAEVRARRGDAVALLRRVSRAALSFERIEQIVGCAVSSLGESMHDQERSFLRSLARHMLALREHIRDVDKRIEAELANHRELHSIRAAFGAVTTAALVADLGNPADYESSASFEKAMGLNLRVQSSGNNAGQHTIHITKRGPGRARRYLFLAALRFVQSDPVAREWYRARKGYRADIKLKAVVALMRKLARAMVHVARGAPFDATKLFDTRSMTAVTASPSRDAGQSSLAGS; via the coding sequence GTGGCCAAGCGTACCTATCGGACCGTCGAGATCCAACACGTCGACGCGAGCAAGCTCGCCACTGCGCTCGGAGCGTGCTGCATCGTCGCGATCGACCTCGCGAAGACGAAGATGTTCGCCGGCTTCGCGAGCGCAGCGGGTCGCTGTATCGAGATCGTCCGCTTCGAGCACCCGAAGCAGACGCGCCTGTTCCTCGAGCTGCTCTGCCGTCTTCGTGAGCTCGGCGTCGCGCTCGAGGTCGCGATGGAGCCGACGGGCGTCTACGGCGACGCGCTCCGCTATCAGCTGACTCTGCGCGACATCCCCGTGTTCCGCGTCGACGCCAAGAAGGTCCACGATGCGGCCGCGCTGCTCGACGGAGTGCCGAGCCTGCACGACGCCAAGGCGTGCACGCTGCTCGCGCATCTTCACGCGCAAGGCATCTCGAAGCGCTGGAAAGAGCGGAGCGCAGTCCAGAGGGCGATGCGCAGTCTGATCGACGAGCGCGACCTCTACGCTCGACCTTTCGAGACCGCGTACGGACGGCTCGAAGCGCTCGTCGCGCGTCACTGGCCCGAGCTCTCCCAGCACCTCGACATGGACGCCGCGTGGCACCTGCACTTGCTCTGCGAGATGCCCGGCCCTGCCGAGGTCCGCGCCAGACGCGGCGATGCAGTCGCGCTGCTCCGACGCGTCTCGCGCGCGGCGCTCTCCTTCGAGCGCATCGAGCAGATCGTCGGCTGCGCCGTCAGCTCGCTCGGCGAGTCGATGCACGATCAGGAGCGCTCGTTCCTGCGCTCGCTCGCGCGTCACATGCTCGCGTTGCGCGAGCACATCCGCGATGTCGACAAGCGCATCGAGGCCGAGCTCGCCAATCATCGCGAGCTCCACTCGATCCGCGCCGCGTTCGGCGCCGTCACGACCGCTGCGCTCGTCGCCGACCTCGGCAATCCCGCCGACTACGAATCGTCCGCGTCCTTCGAGAAGGCGATGGGCCTCAACCTCAGGGTCCAGAGCAGCGGCAACAACGCCGGGCAGCACACGATCCACATCACGAAGCGAGGTCCCGGACGCGCGCGTCGGTACCTCTTCCTCGCAGCGCTGCGCTTCGTGCAGAGCGACCCCGTCGCGCGTGAGTGGTACCGAGCGCGAAAGGGCTACCGCGCCGACATCAAGCTCAAGGCCGTCGTCGCGCTGATGCGAAAGCTCGCGCGCGCGATGGTGCACGTCGCGCGAGGAGCGCCCTTCGATGCGACCAAGCTCTTCGACACGCGCTCGATGACCGCTGTGACCGCGTCGCCCTCGCGCGACGCCGGACAATCTTCGCTCGCCGGCTCCTGA
- a CDS encoding protein O-mannosyl-transferase family encodes MALIPKHPRDPSVSLVAYALAIGVPFAAYLATASPHAYWLDSGELAGAAVALDIAHPPGHPLAALVGHLFTFVPLGPLALRVALAQALCGAIAAGFLFRAIDTTVRAMEVRHDRLSIPIALGATWSVACSYAWWFQSVRPEVYALQALLLAIAIERIVALEAAWPTHDVRPLSVAALALGLALANHHFMAVMALPAIAPTLARVYRARGARSLVVALGALAAGLAAYVYLPVRSSTDPPVDLGHPTDLSRFFWVVSARAYQHTNVLEDAGPIERAMDVMIAIVETVHPLLLVLALAGLWALLRAPGARRLGWVWAAIVLFACLGRTWLGHTAGNPDALGYLLPAFMGIAALAAAFVGALMAQLGGGSARAPRAMLTVLALVTAALGLAQLDQSRAHASLATFHATDDFDDRRIRALPPRAVVIAHLPQTVFRHWELAQTEHARPDVTLVPIPFLGYPGVVDHLVERDPSLRELLSGYLVDGELRQPYLQSLAASRPLLIEMDVRVPRALYETIVPGPGFYEVVDGGATDADVRGGAARRAASLESLARALGPRQDDPETRNQLLWAHYVDALYYAQVGVLERARESVTRALALQPEALELRALSERLAGADGETPIDVSDFTVGLPE; translated from the coding sequence ATGGCCCTCATCCCGAAGCACCCGCGCGACCCCAGCGTCTCGCTCGTCGCGTACGCGCTCGCGATCGGGGTGCCCTTCGCCGCGTACCTCGCGACCGCATCGCCGCACGCGTACTGGCTCGACTCGGGCGAGCTCGCCGGCGCCGCCGTCGCGCTCGACATCGCGCATCCGCCCGGGCATCCGCTCGCGGCGCTCGTCGGGCACCTCTTCACCTTCGTGCCGCTCGGCCCGCTCGCGCTGCGCGTCGCGCTCGCCCAGGCGCTGTGCGGCGCGATCGCGGCGGGGTTCCTCTTCCGCGCGATCGACACGACCGTGCGCGCGATGGAGGTCCGCCACGATCGCCTGTCGATCCCGATCGCGCTCGGCGCGACGTGGAGCGTCGCGTGCTCGTACGCGTGGTGGTTCCAGTCGGTGCGCCCCGAGGTCTACGCGCTCCAGGCGCTGCTGCTCGCGATCGCGATCGAGCGCATCGTCGCGCTCGAGGCCGCGTGGCCGACCCATGACGTGCGGCCGCTCTCCGTCGCCGCGCTCGCGCTCGGCCTCGCGCTCGCGAACCACCACTTCATGGCGGTCATGGCGCTGCCCGCGATCGCGCCGACGCTCGCCCGCGTGTACCGCGCGCGCGGCGCGCGCTCGCTCGTCGTCGCGCTCGGCGCGCTCGCCGCAGGGCTCGCTGCGTACGTGTACCTCCCGGTGCGCTCGAGCACCGATCCGCCGGTCGACCTCGGCCACCCGACCGACCTCTCGCGCTTCTTCTGGGTCGTCTCGGCGCGCGCGTACCAGCACACGAACGTGCTCGAGGACGCGGGTCCGATCGAGCGCGCGATGGACGTGATGATCGCGATCGTCGAGACCGTGCACCCGCTGCTGCTCGTGCTCGCGCTCGCCGGGCTCTGGGCGCTGCTGCGCGCGCCGGGCGCGCGACGGCTCGGCTGGGTGTGGGCCGCGATCGTGCTGTTCGCGTGCCTCGGGCGCACCTGGCTGGGTCACACCGCGGGCAACCCCGACGCGCTCGGGTATCTCCTCCCGGCGTTCATGGGGATCGCGGCGCTCGCCGCCGCGTTCGTCGGCGCGCTGATGGCGCAGCTCGGTGGAGGGAGCGCGCGCGCCCCGCGCGCGATGCTGACGGTGCTCGCGCTCGTCACCGCGGCGCTCGGGCTCGCGCAGCTCGACCAGAGCCGCGCCCACGCGTCGCTCGCGACGTTCCACGCGACCGACGACTTCGACGATCGCCGCATCCGCGCGCTGCCGCCGCGCGCGGTGGTGATCGCGCACCTGCCGCAGACCGTGTTCCGCCACTGGGAGCTCGCGCAGACCGAGCACGCGCGCCCCGACGTGACGCTCGTGCCGATCCCGTTCCTCGGCTACCCGGGCGTCGTCGATCATCTGGTGGAGCGCGACCCCTCGCTGCGCGAGCTGCTGAGCGGCTATCTCGTCGACGGCGAGCTGCGCCAGCCGTACCTGCAGTCGCTCGCGGCGTCGCGCCCGCTGCTGATCGAGATGGACGTGCGCGTGCCCCGCGCGCTGTACGAGACGATCGTGCCGGGCCCCGGGTTCTACGAGGTCGTCGACGGAGGCGCGACCGACGCGGACGTGCGCGGCGGAGCGGCGCGTCGCGCGGCGTCGCTCGAGTCGCTGGCGCGAGCGCTCGGGCCGCGGCAGGACGACCCCGAGACCCGCAACCAGCTGCTCTGGGCGCACTACGTCGACGCGCTCTACTACGCGCAGGTCGGCGTGCTCGAGCGGGCGCGCGAGTCGGTGACGCGCGCCCTCGCGCTCCAGCCCGAGGCGCTCGAGCTCCGCGCGCTCTCGGAGCGCCTCGCGGGCGCGGACGGCGAGACCCCGATCGACGTGTCCGACTTCACCGTGGGCCTCCCCGAGTAG
- a CDS encoding M66 family metalloprotease encodes MQHLRLAHLALALLTTLAGCVGELSEAPGRRTSPPVDGGTPIPPGVDAWVPPGVDAWVPPGVDGGPPPGPIDSGIVVDPPDAFVPAPLYPSATIGTRCSEGAEREFLVLSSEPADCMAHARSFTTPDATRFVPVQVGAASPFTTTATMCSDDGACAPTSITVTLTRTASGATGEWSATVGGIARTGRIEASRCDYDALLPPAGETPIGDAALREVAIYQGVKITIAREGAAVAPSAPIVAGRDALLRLFVEPRAGFVAREVVARVELGDGAPIEVRGRIQGSSTDADLASTLNVRIPGDRITPEVPIAVGIYDVAATCGGGGATGGARFPSSGTATLAARSNGGTFRVVLVPVRYAADGSNRLPDTSAANVAAYRDFMRSVFPVQDVEITVRSSPLVWNGGIGADGSGWSQLLNECMNLRQSDRPPADTYYYCLFSPASSFSQFCGRGCVAGLGPVPSVRDTFSRASIGLGYRGTEDTFVHEVGHSLGRPHAPCGGASGAEASYPYSGGRIGSWGYDLLQNQLLNPSQHTDVMGYCDNQWISDYNYRLVFERIRGVRGIASVSGTPTRYATVVVDVDGSLSWGSEVELVFAPDGDALDATWATTSGEIAADATLLPVSHVDGGIVYVPVPDASVTAITIPGYGTLAVR; translated from the coding sequence GTGCAGCACCTCCGCCTCGCCCACCTCGCGCTCGCCCTGCTCACCACGCTCGCCGGCTGCGTCGGCGAGCTCTCCGAGGCACCGGGCCGGCGGACGTCGCCACCGGTCGACGGAGGTACGCCGATCCCGCCCGGCGTGGACGCGTGGGTCCCGCCCGGCGTCGACGCGTGGGTCCCGCCCGGCGTCGACGGAGGACCGCCGCCCGGTCCGATCGACTCGGGGATCGTCGTCGATCCGCCCGACGCGTTCGTGCCCGCGCCGCTCTACCCGAGCGCGACGATCGGCACGCGCTGCAGCGAGGGCGCGGAGCGCGAATTCCTGGTGCTCTCGAGCGAGCCCGCGGACTGCATGGCGCACGCGCGCTCGTTCACGACGCCCGACGCGACGCGCTTCGTGCCGGTCCAAGTGGGCGCGGCCTCGCCGTTCACCACGACCGCGACGATGTGCAGCGACGACGGCGCGTGCGCGCCGACGTCGATCACGGTGACGCTCACCCGCACGGCGAGCGGCGCGACGGGCGAGTGGTCGGCGACGGTGGGCGGCATCGCGCGCACGGGCCGCATCGAGGCGAGTCGCTGCGACTACGACGCGCTGCTCCCGCCCGCGGGCGAGACGCCGATCGGCGATGCCGCGCTGCGCGAGGTCGCGATCTACCAGGGCGTGAAGATCACGATCGCGCGTGAGGGCGCGGCGGTCGCGCCGAGCGCGCCGATCGTCGCCGGGCGCGACGCGCTGCTGCGCTTGTTCGTCGAGCCGCGCGCGGGCTTCGTCGCGCGCGAGGTGGTGGCGCGCGTCGAGCTCGGCGACGGCGCGCCGATCGAGGTGCGCGGGCGCATCCAGGGCTCGTCGACCGACGCCGATCTCGCGTCGACGCTGAACGTGCGGATCCCCGGGGATCGCATCACGCCGGAGGTGCCGATCGCGGTGGGGATCTACGACGTCGCGGCGACGTGCGGCGGCGGCGGCGCGACCGGCGGGGCGCGCTTCCCGAGCTCGGGCACCGCGACGCTCGCCGCGCGATCCAACGGCGGCACGTTCCGCGTCGTGCTGGTGCCGGTGCGCTACGCCGCCGATGGCTCGAACCGACTGCCCGACACCAGCGCGGCGAACGTCGCCGCGTATCGCGACTTCATGCGCAGCGTCTTCCCGGTGCAGGACGTGGAGATCACGGTGCGCTCGAGCCCGCTCGTGTGGAACGGCGGGATCGGCGCCGACGGCAGCGGATGGTCGCAGCTGCTCAACGAGTGCATGAACCTGCGCCAGTCGGATCGTCCGCCCGCGGACACCTACTACTACTGCTTGTTCAGTCCGGCGTCGTCGTTCTCGCAGTTCTGCGGGCGAGGATGCGTCGCGGGCCTCGGGCCGGTGCCGTCGGTGCGCGACACGTTCTCGCGCGCGAGCATCGGGCTCGGATATCGCGGCACCGAGGACACGTTCGTGCACGAGGTCGGGCACTCGCTCGGTCGCCCGCACGCGCCGTGCGGAGGCGCCTCGGGCGCCGAAGCGTCGTACCCGTACTCCGGCGGTCGCATCGGAAGCTGGGGCTACGACCTGCTCCAGAACCAGCTGCTGAATCCGTCGCAGCACACCGACGTGATGGGCTACTGCGACAACCAGTGGATCAGCGACTACAACTACCGGCTGGTCTTCGAGCGCATCCGCGGCGTGCGCGGCATCGCGTCGGTGTCGGGGACGCCGACGCGCTACGCGACGGTGGTCGTCGACGTCGACGGATCGCTCTCGTGGGGCAGCGAAGTGGAGCTCGTGTTCGCGCCCGACGGCGACGCGCTCGACGCGACGTGGGCCACGACGAGCGGGGAGATCGCGGCGGACGCGACGCTGCTCCCGGTGAGCCACGTCGACGGCGGCATCGTGTACGTGCCGGTGCCGGACGCGAGCGTCACGGCGATCACGATCCCGGGCTACGGCACGCTCGCAGTGCGCTGA
- a CDS encoding ABC transporter substrate-binding protein, which yields MRRSIFSLVLVSLALGCGPSRTLDGDDTQPVRIGLVLSLSGDLGASGQHRLDAVRLAVREVNSAGGVLPARRVELVSADGESVPEVAVSASRDILEDDRVVALIGDSGSTSTLRIAMDVTQPAGILHASGSSTSTLLTDLQRSLEEDERWFFRTAPSDAAQAPVLAEVMHARGCESVMIVHLDNDYGMPFEAGVRERFMQLAGAGALMPSLAIMDNRADYTSDAMAVAAAAPACAALVAYPGSGGRLMRAWNSIATRPNVRWFGADALRQPAFVEEAGSGVLTGFLGTAPLTDPETPANNAFRAAYEATFGRQAATFDASFYDAAALILLSIAAAGVDEPIAMREALRTLSDPSGVVVRAGSLAEGIRLLRDGRVINYEGASGPVDVDDLGEVEGVFEVWRVNAEGAFERDETLYPAGL from the coding sequence GTGCGACGCTCGATCTTCTCCTTGGTGCTCGTCTCGCTCGCGCTCGGTTGTGGTCCCTCGCGCACGCTCGACGGCGACGACACGCAGCCGGTGCGCATCGGCTTGGTCTTGTCGCTCTCCGGTGATCTCGGGGCGTCGGGCCAGCATCGCCTCGACGCGGTGCGGCTCGCGGTGCGCGAGGTGAACTCCGCGGGTGGCGTGCTCCCCGCGCGGCGCGTCGAGCTCGTCAGCGCCGATGGCGAGAGCGTGCCCGAGGTCGCGGTGAGCGCCTCGCGCGACATCCTCGAGGACGACCGCGTCGTCGCGCTGATCGGCGATTCGGGGAGCACGAGCACGCTGCGCATCGCGATGGACGTCACGCAGCCCGCGGGCATCCTCCACGCGAGCGGGAGCTCGACGTCGACGCTGCTGACCGACCTGCAGCGCTCGCTCGAGGAGGACGAGCGCTGGTTCTTCCGCACCGCGCCCTCCGACGCCGCGCAGGCGCCGGTGCTCGCCGAGGTCATGCACGCGCGCGGGTGCGAGAGCGTGATGATCGTCCACCTCGACAACGACTACGGCATGCCCTTCGAGGCCGGGGTGCGCGAGCGCTTCATGCAGCTCGCGGGCGCGGGCGCGCTGATGCCGTCTCTCGCGATCATGGACAACCGCGCCGACTACACGAGCGACGCGATGGCGGTCGCGGCCGCCGCGCCCGCGTGTGCGGCGCTGGTCGCGTATCCGGGCTCGGGCGGGCGCCTGATGCGCGCGTGGAACTCGATCGCGACGCGCCCGAACGTGCGGTGGTTCGGCGCGGACGCGCTGCGCCAGCCGGCGTTCGTCGAAGAGGCGGGCTCGGGCGTGCTCACCGGGTTCCTCGGCACCGCGCCGCTGACCGATCCCGAGACCCCCGCGAACAACGCGTTCCGTGCCGCGTACGAGGCGACGTTCGGGCGCCAGGCCGCGACGTTCGACGCGAGCTTCTACGACGCGGCGGCGCTCATCCTGCTGTCGATCGCGGCGGCGGGCGTCGACGAGCCCATCGCGATGCGCGAGGCGCTGCGCACGCTGTCGGATCCCAGCGGCGTCGTGGTGCGCGCGGGCTCGCTCGCCGAGGGCATCCGGCTGCTGCGCGACGGGCGCGTGATCAACTACGAGGGCGCGAGCGGCCCCGTCGACGTCGACGATCTCGGCGAGGTCGAGGGCGTGTTCGAGGTCTGGCGGGTCAACGCCGAGGGCGCGTTCGAGCGGGACGAGACGCTGTACCCCGCGGGGCTCTAG
- a CDS encoding serine/threonine-protein kinase: protein MSAIDEHDDDEELGENDPALAMIGRTVAARYRITSVLGRGGMGVVYAGVHLELERDVAIKVLPGVYARSAEAMKRFEREARTASRISHPNVVTIFDFGRLDSGEPYLVMERLTGRDLDMVLVERRRVDARELVKLLAQIGAALDAMHAQDVVHRDLKPSNVFYAADGTVKLGDFGLAALATGKGERLTEHGTVVGTAEYMAPEAARGALVDARGDVYSLAAMAYELLCGALPFHGQPVQVLVDKVSQPAPSMLKASGLRFSEEVERVIARSLDRRPAARHASAGDFVRELTAALEASPVVVKDHSVPPAPRERGDSTDAVPPPPQSRGRAWIAAALLVALLGVGFGVWSVAGGGAETAAASTPVPTIVVVPTVPLVPGPEVTAVTPPPVAAPPVEVPSDPVVAPTVPSEPTSRGGTRRTAVTARSPEQVAATSGAPERITPAETAPPVRVDPPPDAPPREDGAARAAELVREAQRALLRGEVPRARELYREATGAAPRDGAAWRGLGLASERMGLTPEAIQAYERYLRIAPSAGDADAIRERIARLRG, encoded by the coding sequence ATGAGCGCGATCGACGAGCACGACGACGACGAGGAGCTCGGCGAGAACGATCCCGCGCTCGCGATGATCGGGCGCACCGTCGCGGCGCGCTATCGCATCACCAGCGTGCTCGGCCGCGGCGGCATGGGCGTCGTGTACGCCGGCGTGCACCTCGAGCTCGAGCGCGACGTCGCGATCAAGGTGCTGCCCGGGGTCTACGCGCGGAGCGCCGAGGCGATGAAGCGCTTCGAGCGCGAGGCGCGCACCGCGAGCCGCATCTCGCACCCGAACGTCGTCACGATCTTCGACTTCGGGCGGCTCGACAGCGGCGAGCCCTACCTCGTGATGGAGCGCCTCACCGGGCGCGATCTCGACATGGTGCTCGTCGAGCGGCGGCGCGTGGACGCGCGCGAGCTCGTGAAGCTGCTCGCGCAGATCGGCGCGGCGCTCGACGCGATGCACGCGCAGGACGTGGTGCACCGCGACCTCAAGCCGTCGAACGTGTTCTACGCGGCCGATGGCACCGTGAAGCTCGGCGACTTCGGGCTCGCCGCGCTCGCGACCGGCAAGGGCGAGCGCCTCACCGAGCACGGCACCGTCGTCGGCACCGCCGAGTACATGGCGCCCGAGGCCGCGCGCGGCGCGCTCGTCGATGCGCGCGGCGACGTGTACTCGCTCGCGGCGATGGCGTACGAGCTGCTCTGCGGCGCGCTGCCGTTCCACGGTCAGCCGGTGCAGGTGCTCGTCGACAAGGTGAGCCAGCCCGCGCCGTCGATGCTCAAGGCGTCGGGGCTGCGCTTCTCCGAGGAGGTCGAGCGCGTCATCGCGCGCTCGCTCGATCGACGGCCCGCCGCGCGCCACGCGAGCGCGGGCGACTTCGTGCGCGAGCTGACCGCTGCGCTCGAGGCCTCGCCGGTGGTCGTGAAGGATCACTCGGTGCCGCCCGCGCCCCGCGAGCGTGGCGACTCGACCGACGCGGTTCCGCCTCCGCCGCAGAGCCGCGGCCGCGCGTGGATCGCGGCGGCGCTGCTCGTCGCGCTGCTCGGCGTCGGCTTCGGCGTGTGGAGCGTCGCGGGGGGTGGCGCGGAGACCGCCGCCGCGAGCACGCCGGTGCCGACGATCGTCGTCGTTCCCACGGTGCCGCTGGTGCCCGGGCCCGAGGTCACCGCGGTCACGCCGCCTCCGGTCGCCGCGCCGCCGGTCGAGGTGCCGAGCGATCCCGTGGTCGCGCCGACCGTGCCGAGCGAGCCCACGTCGCGCGGCGGCACGCGGCGCACGGCGGTGACGGCGCGCTCGCCCGAGCAGGTCGCCGCGACGAGCGGCGCGCCCGAGCGCATCACGCCGGCCGAGACCGCGCCGCCGGTGCGCGTCGATCCTCCGCCCGACGCGCCGCCGCGCGAGGACGGGGCCGCGCGCGCCGCGGAGCTCGTCCGCGAGGCACAACGCGCGCTGCTGCGCGGTGAGGTCCCGCGCGCGCGAGAGCTCTACCGCGAAGCCACCGGCGCGGCGCCGCGCGATGGTGCCGCGTGGCGCGGCCTGGGCCTCGCGAGCGAGCGAATGGGGCTCACCCCCGAGGCGATCCAGGCGTACGAGCGCTACCTGCGGATCGCACCGAGCGCAGGCGACGCCGACGCGATCCGCGAGCGCATCGCGCGCCTGCGGGGCTGA
- a CDS encoding serine/threonine-protein kinase, translating to MRVLPVVPQLPTRIGDLRVIARLGCGGMAEVFLARRTGIEGFDRRVVVKRMLPHLAHDQALSMAMLDEGRVLARLSHPNVVAVEEIGHDDSAYFLVMEYLRGASLSGVERELRAEGRGIEPAVAAHVVAEVAAGLHAAHELTDASGRWLELVHRDVTPHNVFLTLHGEVKLLDFGIAHFADRSSRTNTGVAKGKFAYMAPEQFEGAAPDRRVDVFALGVVLHEMLSGQRLFARTTEAEIVRAVVDQEVPRPSEVAPDARIPRALEDVCMRALARDPDERFQTAAAMRAVLRAELRSLDPSQDVRDRVAELARAYAADAGDRQAMVRETATLPEVPWTVRGADEAGSMPPRDVGSDRETARAPLRPTALQRVPWIVTGALVTAIAGTLATLSPAASIPTIASAPPRVPITIDSVPSGAQVRIDGSVRGETPLTFDASRATSAVSVRISRDGYVTSEAEVVPDRPVSLRLHLARAH from the coding sequence ATGCGTGTGCTGCCGGTCGTGCCTCAGCTGCCGACACGCATCGGCGATCTGCGGGTGATCGCTCGTCTCGGGTGCGGTGGGATGGCCGAGGTGTTCCTCGCGCGGCGGACGGGGATCGAGGGCTTCGACCGACGCGTCGTCGTGAAGCGCATGCTGCCGCACCTCGCGCACGATCAGGCGCTGTCGATGGCGATGCTCGACGAGGGCCGCGTGCTCGCGCGGCTGAGCCATCCGAACGTCGTCGCGGTCGAGGAGATCGGGCACGACGACAGCGCGTACTTCCTCGTGATGGAGTACCTGCGCGGCGCGTCGCTCTCGGGCGTCGAGCGCGAGCTGCGCGCGGAGGGACGTGGCATCGAGCCCGCGGTCGCGGCCCACGTCGTCGCCGAGGTCGCGGCCGGGCTGCACGCCGCGCACGAGCTCACGGACGCGAGCGGCCGGTGGCTCGAGCTCGTGCATCGCGACGTCACGCCGCACAACGTGTTCCTCACGCTGCACGGCGAGGTGAAGCTGCTCGACTTCGGCATCGCGCACTTCGCCGATCGCTCGTCGCGCACCAACACCGGGGTCGCGAAGGGCAAGTTCGCGTACATGGCGCCCGAGCAGTTCGAGGGCGCGGCGCCCGATCGCCGCGTCGACGTGTTCGCGCTCGGCGTGGTGCTGCACGAGATGCTCAGCGGGCAGCGTCTCTTCGCGCGCACGACCGAGGCCGAGATCGTGCGCGCGGTGGTCGACCAGGAGGTCCCGCGTCCCTCCGAGGTCGCGCCCGACGCGCGCATCCCGCGCGCGCTCGAGGACGTGTGCATGCGCGCCCTCGCGCGCGATCCCGACGAGCGCTTCCAGACCGCGGCCGCGATGCGCGCGGTGCTGCGCGCCGAGCTGCGCTCGCTCGATCCTTCGCAGGACGTGCGCGATCGCGTGGCCGAGCTCGCGCGCGCCTACGCCGCCGACGCCGGCGATCGACAGGCGATGGTGCGCGAGACCGCGACGTTGCCCGAGGTGCCGTGGACGGTGCGCGGGGCCGACGAGGCGGGATCGATGCCGCCGCGCGACGTCGGGAGCGACCGCGAGACGGCGCGCGCGCCGTTGCGTCCGACGGCGCTGCAGCGCGTGCCGTGGATCGTCACCGGCGCGCTGGTGACCGCGATCGCGGGAACGCTCGCGACCCTCTCGCCGGCCGCGTCGATCCCGACGATCGCGAGCGCGCCCCCGCGCGTGCCGATCACGATCGACAGCGTGCCGAGCGGCGCGCAGGTGCGGATCGACGGCTCGGTGCGTGGTGAGACGCCCCTCACGTTCGACGCGTCGCGCGCGACGTCCGCCGTCTCGGTGCGCATCTCGCGCGATGGCTACGTGACGAGCGAGGCCGAGGTCGTGCCCGACCGTCCGGTGTCGCTGCGGCTCCACCTCGCGCGTGCGCACTGA